The Primulina tabacum isolate GXHZ01 chromosome 1, ASM2559414v2, whole genome shotgun sequence genome contains the following window.
GAATTCTGCTGACGAACCAAACGCGAAAGACGTTTCGATTACCCTGGTGGCCCTTAAATCTTCACAGTTGGTTGCAACGATCTCGCCTAACCTGGATATTGTTCCAGAAAATATCCTTTCCGTGGATTCTGCTGTTTCCTGCTTCGTAAGAGTGTCAGAATCAGCCACTACTGCATTGCATGTAAACGCATTGTTGGATGTGTTGGCCGAGTTGGAAGGGCTCTTTACGACTCAAATAGATGAAGGTGCTTCTGCTGAGGTGGCTGATGCTGCAGATAACTGGACCAACGATGACTGGGACGAAGGCTGGGAAAGCTTTCAAGATGAATCGACAGATAAAGAGACAGAGAGAAGCAACACTTTATCGATCCATCCCCTGCATATTTGTTGGTTGACGATTACAAGGAAAATGATTACGTTGTCCAGCCATAACGGCTTATTGAGATTGCTCGATCAAAATTCAACAAAAAGTCATGTCATGTTACTGGATGAAGATGATACTCGTAATCTGACCGAAACTGCAAGAGAGGTGGATTGCGTTCTGGCTCTTAAATTGGCGTTAATGCTTCCATACAAAGCAATACAGCTGCAGTGCTTGGATGTCGTCGAGAACAAGCTCAAAGGAGGCATACCAGATAATTTTACTCGGGACCATTTCTTCTTTGTTCTCGTATTATCTTCTGGAATTTTATCCACTATAATCACCAAAACCTCGTACGGTACCACCTTTTCTTTCCTTTGCTATATGGTTGGCAACTTTTGTCATCGGTATCAGGAGACTCGATCATCAAGTACCAGACATGATGGCATCATCTTAGGTGagaaaaacaaagaaaatttCGATTCTTTGTTCGTGAAAATTCTCTTCCCATGGTTTTTATCCGAGCTTGTGAAGGCAGATCAGTCGTTTCTAGCAGGAATGATCATCACACGATTCATGAACACAAATGCTTCCCTTAGTTTAATCAACATTTCGGATGCCTGTCTTAGAACATATTTGGCCAAGAACTCCAAGAATGGGAATCGACCTGGGAGCAAACGAGCTCATGTGATCCGTTGTCGAATACTATTGCCGGTTTGGGAAGCAATTTAGGGAATTTGATCCAATCTGCACTTTCTTTACTTCCAACTTAGACTAGAACTAGATAAGCTTTGTGCATGACACATTTTTTGACAAGTTCTGCCTAGAAAACGttgctatttatttatttgtggtGTAGACCATGGGTCTTGTACAAAGATGAGTTTGTATTTTCATCGAGCTTGAGGGGTATAAAATTTGGTGGTTAATTCAGACATTTAAGATTgtgtttttaaaataacataaaatcggTTTTCCGTTTAATTTGGTTAACCGAGCTTTAAAAAACCGAACCTTggttaaaaattcaaaaaccaaAAATCATCGGTTCACACTGAGTTTTTTGTTTCGGGACGGTTAACCGGTTAACACCTCATTATTAATCATTGCTTCATTATATAGTAAAATACTTTTCTTAAAACAGACAACcgaaataagatatatgtctcacaaaatacgatccgtaaaACCGTCTAACACGAATTTTTGTCATAAGATTTTATAAATAccttgaaaaattaaaaattcttTGATCTTAAAACGTCATCCAGCTAAAGAGAAAATAGGTTAATGTTCACTAATATATGAGATTTTGTCTTGTTTTATTTgagaagaaaatgattttatttatttttagataattttttttttaaaaaaagattttaTCCAACGATCCAGATATTTGTAATAAAGGGCTAAGATGGCGAGTGATGTAGACtcataatttatattttcatgTTAAAATTAACCACCGCAATACCGCAAATAGATTGCTTCATTCCTCTACCACTTCAAATTCTTTTAGAAACCAATGCAAAATAATCAAGAAATGGAGAGATTGCCAGCAGATCtttgtatcaagattttaaGTTTGCTGGATCATCAAAATCTCGCAACTGCTCAATTGGGTTAGTGTTATAATTCTCTCTTCTTTCTTGAACTGTTAACTTTTCCTTGTTCTTCTGGATTAATTTGGGGAAATTTTTTTACTTGAATTCTTGTTAAGATCTGATCTGGGTTTCTTGTCCCATGCATATTTTGTAACAGTTGATCATTTTGATTCTTGTTTGTTTTCATGAATTGGAGTAACAGAATCTTTTGATCCAACTCACAGAGAGCTTAGATTCTTTGATAAAAGTCAAAGTGGATAAAATTCTATCGATTTATGTGGAAAAACAGGTCCAATGGATTAACGGTTCCTGTACATTTTTTATATTCAATTTGTATGCTGAGCACACAATTCATGGCTTTTAAGGATAGAAAAAGTTTTGTTTCCCAGTTTTGTGGATTTGCTCCACTCCTCAACCTGACTAAGAACTCCTCGAAAAGATAGTAAAATCCAACCAATTAAATAATGTGTGTTATATACATGCATACGTTTGTCAAAATCACTTGATTCTTGATacctataaaataattttctatcAGTAAAATGATTCAAGGAAGAAGTTTGGTTTGTGGTCTAAGTGTGCAGGAAATGGAGAGACTTGTCTATGGACGACAAGCTATGGTCTAACCTCTTTAAGGAAAGATGGGGGATTGATCGTGCCACTTTTTATGAGCCCATAGATTCAAAGTCTTGGAAAGATGTCTACATTGTCCAAGATCGTTGCGACCGAATAGGATTGTAAGCAAAGATTATAAGTCTGATTAGCTCATTTAGTTTGCACACTAAATCGCATTTGCATCAGGGGAATAAAAATATCTTGTTTTTTCAGGGGATTGAAAATTATAAGGGAAGGAAGCAATTATTTTTTAGTTCATCAAGGTGAAATTCAACGACATTTGGGTTCTAGACGAAAAGGGTCACGGGAACTTGAATGGTTTGATCTGGAGGATGGCTATGGAGGACGAGAGGAGGAACCATGTTCAAGTATCTTGGACAGGATCCTTTTTTTCATTGGGGACTTGGAAGCTGCTTCAGTTGATTTAAAAAGAAGCCGGTTGATATAAAAATTGCTGATTTTGGTATATGATTCTTTTGTTCAAATTTGTATTGGTTATCTCTAAAACAtctaatgttttttttaaaaaatccctAAATTACCACTTAATTACTCCTTTTACTACTGTAATTATCAATTCTTCTATATGTTGAGTTTTGTTACAAATTGTTGATACCAGAGTATGTATTTTAAGCTAGTGTGGTTGTTTTGGTATAATATTATGGTGCATTTGAATAGAGGGATTTGACACAGTACTTGAATTTTGCTTCAGTTGTGAGACTTAATTGCCCCAGCGACCATATCTCTCGGATTAagttaggttttttttttttaatcaacaaTGGTACTTTCGATGAATTTACAGAGATTTAGAGAACTCCAACCTGTGTATATAAATCTGAAACACAATATTCAAAGAGGTATAGCttcgatattttttttttataaaaaatattgatgaaAAAGTAAAGAATCACCAAGAAAAGACCGTCCACCAACTTACAACAAAACCCGCAAGACAAACACAATAAGATAGTTTGTCGAATCAGCTACCATGCGTAAGAAGATAAGATTGATCTTTTTAAGACAAAAACACAAACATTGATGTAATCAGCTAGAGGACACGATGAATTAATGGAAGGGGACGAAAAGCACCAAAAAAACAGCCACCTAGCCCCCTCCCGTGGGTCTTCAAGGAGACTACAAAAGCAACGAGAAGTGCATATTTCTAACAGGAGTTaaaatgaaaaacatgcaaagtTACGTAATTTTGCTAAGATGAAAGCAATCTACAAGTTATCTAATGATACGACGAATCGAAAGCAACACTATGATCACATATCTGCTAATATGACAGCCATTAACCAACCTGTATATGTTGTCCCTTGCATAATCAACAATCAGACATCGGTTGGCTAGTTTTAAATGGAACGAACGAATGCACCTAAAATTACAACTACGAAGATTCGTAATACAAGTTGTGCTCTTGCACATGCCAATCAATGAATAAATCCCATCCCAagctaaaaaaatatatattcaattaTGAATCCAAAAACCCGACTACATCTACGTTGTATTCAAATCGGAGTTCTCCCTCTCATTCATATACATGTCCAATTTCTCCATAGAAGCCTTCCTACTACTCCTTGCCCTCAATAGTCCATACAAGTTCTTGATCTCCTTCATTGGATGTATACCATTTTGACCATCTTTTGCCACCACGCCGGAATCCAACAACTCCTCCGAATCCCTACCCGAGGCCGACCCGCTCAGTCTTCTCCCGACCCGACTCGCCAAGTTGCCCTGCAAAGCCGTGATAACAGTTTTCAAAGCACGGGTCGGTGAGCCTCGGTTCGAGACCATGATCTCTCCTATCTCAGCTGGGCTCAATGTCGCCCCAATCTGAAAATTTTCCTCCACTTGTGAGAACAATTTGTGATCTTTGAGCCCTAAATGGCTACTAGCCAAGGATTTAAATGCAGTGAAATCGCAGAGGGGGAAATGAATGTGAACGTCGATTCTGCCGGGCCGGAGAAAGCTGGCGTCGATGTTTTCTTTGCTGTTCATCGTGAAAATCATGACCCTTTCTTCTCCACAGGAAGAAATGATCCCATCCATGAAGTTAAGGATCCCAGATAAGCTCAGGGCCGCCGATTTCTCGCCCAAATAACGGTCCAGGTCCTCTACCACGAGCAGAGACTTGTTCGTCGTTTGCAGCAAGAGGTATTTTAGATCCGAATCGCTTGTGATTCTATGCAGATCGATTTCGTAGATATCGTAGCCCAATAATTTGGCCATGGCGGCTACGAACGTGGATTTTCCCGTACCCGCTGACCCGTAGAGTAGGTAGCTTCGCTTCCATACCTTGCCCGCACGATGATAATGCTGCTTGGATTTCagaaaattatccaaatcaGACTTGATTCTGGTTTTCAGATCCGAATCCATCACGATCGTCTCCATGGTGGCGGGATGCGTGAAAGATGTTGATCTCCACCGTCCGTTTCTGTGAACTTCGGTATCCACGTTGACGAACAATCTCACCTCTTTCCTCTTCTGCTCGATCTCATCGAACACTTGATGAATATGCTGGAAGTAAGGGACCAAAATCCTGCGCTTATCGTTCCTCCGCATCTTCAAATCGAGAGATTTCGAGCCACCTTTCTCGGAGTTCCCCACTTTCCAGTAAACTCTGGCGCCGAGAAAGTTGTCGGTGATTGTTTGATTATCGTCCAGAATCACACTGATTTCGGTGGATTTGGAACTCGAAAAAAGGTTGGCGTAATCGGAATCTTCAACAGCGGGGAGAGAATTCAGGTACGTGTATACCTTCCTGTACAGCTGATTTTCCTGCATGTTTTCGTTGAATTTGGGCACCCTGTAGAACTGGTAAACATAGCACCTATCCTCCAAAATTCGCCACAGTTTCTTCAGGGCGTAGATTAAGCTTGTTTTGAACAAGAATCTGAGACCCACGCCCAGTAAAATAATCGaaatcaacaaaattccaaGATTTGCGAGTAACATGGTTGCCAATTTGAATGAATGAATGGCGAAAAAACCCCAGATTTTGGGTTAAACCAAGAAATTGGAGAGAATAAtccaaatcaaaatttaatatgACGAGACTTGGTGGAAGAGAATAACTATATACTTGAAAGATTTGGAGGAAATTAGGTTTGAAAAATCTGGAGAATCAATATAGCCGGCAGGCAGTTGCTGTGGTCAATCTATGTGAAAACGCGACTGCAGCTGTTTTTATACGACTAGGATGAGGATTTATTGGGGATACTACAAATCCATTCTTTTTCCCAATTTACTCCTGCCTACCCTACTCAGGCAAATATCTAAATAATGTATTCAATGATTATAAATAAACAGAgtatgttttttgtgagacagtctcataaATATTTATTCATGAGATGAGTCAAACATGTTTATATTtacaatataaaataatatttttgacataaaaaataatatttttcatcgataactcaaatagaatattcatatcataaaatTGACATGTGTATGTAAGTCAGGAGATATAGCCCCTTTATCTGTTCCGTCAAAAAGAGTTACCTGAGCTAAATGAGTAACTACTGGATGAGTTTTTGTGAatagattatatatatttttcatgttgtTCCATATATTGCATCACATTAGAAAATGACGTACATTAATTTTTTGACTCGTGTCATGACATGATAAAAGATAAGATGATATATCGAAATATAAGAGTAACTTACATATTTTCTAACTCACATTGTGTAAAACTTAGCCTAATACGAGACAATAACACGAGAGATTAAATATATTGACGAGTTTGAATGATTTATGGTTGTTGATATttattgtaatattttttttcaacttAATTTTACTCCCCAAAATGGAAATTTTTGCTCGATCAAAGGGCACAAAAAATAAACGCTAAAAACTATGGGGACAGCATAAGCCATTTTCGGCTGAGTTAGTTAGTTCAAAAAAAAGATCGATCGAATGTCACCATGTTGGGTGAGTGGAAACAAATGAGTCATGACATCCGATGCtacttttacataaaaaaaaaaaaaaaagataatcgATGATTTCAATATTCTGCCTCCAAAGGAAAAGTGTCCATACGGTGGATCCAAAGGTGCAGTGCATTCGGGTTCGTGGGATCCACAGCCCTTCACTCTCGGGGGACGGACTAATTTTTGGGTTAGGGTGAGCTCCGATgtaatctattttttttttttttttgaagaaaaaaaaaactagttttaatgttatttttttaatagttTCACAAATCACATTTCATTCTCATCTATTGGTTGATTTAGTAGATTCCAAAAAGTGATGCGATTTTGAGGTAAAATTCGATAACGCTAAAATTATGGCGAATATTTAGTTGTGATTATCTGAGTTGCGATAATATTGACTCATGATATGTATGAATTTTTGAGTTaagatatttaatttaaaaatattttgttgcggattttgagaaaaataattaattaattgaaatatttgagaATTATTGATATTGTAATTAGTATTGTGCTTGCATTGTGAATTTTTTAGTTAGAATAACATAACTTTTGAATAATTAtgagatttgaaaaaaaaaattctttgttgaaattttttgaaataattgAATTTTTCTTGTTAGATAATTCAgggaatttaaaaataaaacctataaaattatttttaaatcaaaggAGCACATATCGACAAGTAAGGAATATGGATCAATTACAATCTATGGTTAGTAAGATATTGATTTCAACCACAATAACTGACCAAACtgaattaatttgaaaaatcgATTCAGTTTATTCGGAAGTTCGATTTTAGTTTTTGAGTAAGTCTctcgtgagacgatctcacaactccttatatgtgagacgtgtcaaccctaccgatattcacaataaaaagtaatacactttgcataaaaagtaatattttttcatggatgacccaaataagatatccgtctcacaaatacgactcgtgagaccgtctcacacaagtttttgccttagtTTTTATAATATTGATTAATTCGAttcaattttgatttttaatataaaacgTTAGTTAACTAAACCAATcgaacttttattttaaaaaaaaaattaatatcattaaattttctaagaatataaatattacaaatttctaataaaattttattggaTGAtagaattaaaaataaaaatataatttttttttcgctCGAAATAATCGCTTTTTTCAATTTGATtcgattttttgaaaaaaaatctgattaatttgattttaaaaaattggtaAATTTTAACGAACACTCACACCTCTATAACTGTCTAACACGAAAACAGAACCAACctcaaatatttttcctgacTCAGTCCCAGCTCCCCCGTCTACCACGGTCAAAGTTGCAGAAAATTACAAATATTGATTGGGGAATGGCGAAGGTCAGGCGGAATTCATTTATGTCAGCGAATAATAATCAGTTAATTATCAAATACAGAAAATATTTCAcggataattttaaaattttttcgcGTAAATTTCTCataatcgtttaataaataatttattacgTAATTGAAAAGTAGGCACGTACATGAAATTGCGCGTAAATGTAAGGGAAATGAGAGTTTACGTGGTATATTTGAATACAATTAGATGTCTcttatttctttattttatattaatcttgaaaaaaaaaaaagaagtcgTTTTCTGAGTTAATTTAGACGTATATTTAACTTAACTCTAAATAAAACGGACGATGATAACGGTCAAATCACCCCCATAGACTGCATTTTTGCAACTATTGATGTCTCCAAAGGTTAATTAATGGATAAAATTGATagataatatcataatttgctGTCTTGTTCTCCGTCTGCATCAGGGCAAAACCAACCATTTCACATATTATGTACATAATTGATTTTCCGAGCATTTATTTTGAACACCTATGTGAACATCGTTAATGTCACGTCTACATATTAGATGTGATGTTAGCACCACTAAGCTGGCATCTACATATTGAATGCAATGAAATTGTACATCTAATACGGGAATGTCACATCAGTGGAGCTCATATAGATACTCACAATGAATGTCAAGAAGATCATTTGAGTCGAGATAGGGAAGAAGAATTGGTCTTTGAGGCTTTATACTTGTTTTAGTTCCGTAGTTTTTCAGTCGATGAATCGCTTAATatctataaaattaattaagaatatATTTTTTCAGTGTACAAAATATTCATTAATTTGTTGTTGATTATTTATTGCATAATAATATAGACAAGAAGAATTGACctttgaggtttgaagttgtCATATTTAAATGGTCTGTTGGATGAATATCTTGAGCCATTATGGACCAACTTGTTCTatctcaataaatatttttcaaagacAAC
Protein-coding sequences here:
- the LOC142540403 gene encoding AAA-ATPase At2g46620-like, which codes for MLLANLGILLISIILLGVGLRFLFKTSLIYALKKLWRILEDRCYVYQFYRVPKFNENMQENQLYRKVYTYLNSLPAVEDSDYANLFSSSKSTEISVILDDNQTITDNFLGARVYWKVGNSEKGGSKSLDLKMRRNDKRRILVPYFQHIHQVFDEIEQKRKEVRLFVNVDTEVHRNGRWRSTSFTHPATMETIVMDSDLKTRIKSDLDNFLKSKQHYHRAGKVWKRSYLLYGSAGTGKSTFVAAMAKLLGYDIYEIDLHRITSDSDLKYLLLQTTNKSLLVVEDLDRYLGEKSAALSLSGILNFMDGIISSCGEERVMIFTMNSKENIDASFLRPGRIDVHIHFPLCDFTAFKSLASSHLGLKDHKLFSQVEENFQIGATLSPAEIGEIMVSNRGSPTRALKTVITALQGNLASRVGRRLSGSASGRDSEELLDSGVVAKDGQNGIHPMKEIKNLYGLLRARSSRKASMEKLDMYMNERENSDLNTT